In a genomic window of Micromonospora cremea:
- a CDS encoding response regulator transcription factor gives MRLLVVEDEARLAAALQRGLQAEGFAVDVAATGPAGLEAARHGGYDAMILDVMLPGLSGYELVRRLRAEEHWLPVLMLSAKDGEYDQADGLDCGADDYLTKPFSYVVLLARLRALLRRGAPERPAVLTVGDLRLDPARRRVTRADAEVALTAREFALLDYLMRRPGQVVSKIELLDHVWDASLETAPNAVEVYVGYLRRKLGRDRLETVRGAGYRLAT, from the coding sequence GTGCGGTTGCTGGTGGTGGAGGACGAGGCCCGGTTGGCGGCTGCGCTGCAACGCGGGTTGCAGGCGGAGGGGTTCGCGGTGGACGTGGCGGCGACCGGCCCGGCCGGGTTGGAGGCCGCCCGGCACGGCGGGTACGACGCGATGATCCTCGACGTGATGCTGCCCGGCCTCTCCGGTTACGAGCTGGTCCGGCGGCTGCGCGCGGAGGAACACTGGCTGCCGGTGCTGATGCTCTCGGCGAAGGACGGCGAGTACGACCAGGCCGACGGCCTGGACTGCGGCGCCGACGACTATCTCACCAAGCCGTTCTCGTACGTGGTGCTGCTGGCTCGCCTGCGGGCGTTGCTGCGCCGGGGCGCGCCGGAACGCCCGGCGGTGCTGACGGTGGGCGACCTGCGGTTGGACCCGGCCCGGCGGCGGGTGACCCGGGCCGATGCCGAGGTGGCGCTGACCGCACGGGAGTTCGCGTTGCTGGACTACCTGATGCGCCGGCCCGGCCAGGTGGTTTCCAAGATCGAGCTGCTGGACCACGTCTGGGACGCCAGCCTGGAGACCGCGCCGAACGCGGTCGAGGTGTATGTCGGCTACCTGCGCCGCAAGCTCGGCCGGGACCGGTTGGAGACCGTCCGGGGTGCCGGCTACCGGCTGGCGACGTGA
- a CDS encoding sensor histidine kinase: protein MAIGVFGLAVGLALGGVVLLGALGYVLQRTVDTEAFRTADAVALLTAEDALPDPLPVAGGQVRVQVIDSQGRIRAASIDADRLVPMVRPERLNGDRRQRLEVPAERVGLAGPVRVVAVPAGTAADPLTVLVARSMADVRHSTHVVRTILLVAFPLLVAVLAVVAWRVVGATLRPVEALRRGAEEITGRAGAGRLPVPASADEIHRLAVTLNGMLDRLESARARQRAFVSDAAHELRSPLTNIRTELEVAQRLAGRTDWTAVTANLLADTDRLSRLVDDLLLLARLDETPPARGTGPVELGALLTEVAARYPSPPVRVVPPPGPLWTVGNADELRRVLANLVDNAVRHAYGAVLLAVESTPARHREAAYHLVTVTDDGPGIPVADRDRVFGRFTRLDDGRARDEGGAGLGLAIVWELVRRAGGSISLTGGDDQRGLRVCLLLPALPTDEEPRTDR from the coding sequence ATGGCGATCGGGGTGTTCGGCCTCGCCGTGGGTCTGGCCCTCGGCGGGGTGGTGCTGCTCGGCGCGCTCGGCTACGTGCTCCAGCGCACCGTGGACACCGAGGCGTTCCGGACCGCCGACGCCGTCGCCCTGCTCACCGCCGAGGACGCGCTGCCCGACCCGCTGCCGGTGGCGGGCGGGCAGGTCCGCGTCCAGGTGATCGACTCGCAGGGGCGGATCCGGGCCGCCTCGATCGACGCGGACCGGCTGGTCCCGATGGTCCGCCCGGAGCGGCTGAACGGTGACCGCCGGCAGCGGCTGGAGGTGCCGGCGGAGCGGGTGGGGCTCGCCGGCCCGGTCCGGGTGGTCGCCGTACCCGCCGGCACCGCGGCCGACCCGCTCACCGTGCTGGTCGCCCGCTCGATGGCCGATGTGCGGCACAGCACGCACGTGGTCCGGACCATCCTGCTGGTGGCATTCCCGCTGCTGGTGGCCGTGCTGGCCGTGGTGGCCTGGCGGGTGGTGGGCGCGACCCTGCGGCCGGTGGAGGCGCTGCGCCGGGGCGCCGAGGAGATCACCGGGAGGGCCGGGGCCGGGCGACTGCCGGTGCCCGCCTCGGCCGACGAGATCCATCGGTTGGCGGTCACCCTCAACGGAATGCTGGACCGGTTGGAGTCCGCCCGGGCCCGACAGCGGGCGTTCGTCTCCGATGCGGCACACGAGTTGCGCAGCCCGTTGACCAACATCCGGACCGAGCTGGAGGTTGCCCAGCGCCTCGCCGGCCGCACGGACTGGACGGCGGTGACCGCCAACCTGCTCGCCGACACGGACCGGCTGAGCCGGCTGGTCGACGACCTGCTGCTGCTGGCCCGCCTCGACGAGACGCCACCGGCCCGGGGGACCGGGCCGGTGGAGCTGGGCGCCCTGCTGACCGAGGTCGCCGCCCGGTACCCCTCGCCGCCGGTGCGGGTGGTGCCGCCGCCGGGCCCGCTGTGGACGGTCGGGAACGCCGACGAGCTGCGTCGGGTGCTGGCCAACCTGGTCGACAACGCGGTCCGGCACGCGTACGGCGCTGTTCTGCTCGCGGTGGAGTCGACGCCGGCCCGGCACCGGGAGGCGGCGTACCACCTGGTGACGGTGACCGACGACGGCCCGGGGATTCCGGTGGCCGACCGGGACCGGGTCTTCGGCCGGTTCACCCGGCTGGACGACGGGCGGGCCCGCGACGAGGGTGGGGCGGGCCTCGGCCTGGCCATCGTGTGGGAGCTGGTCCGCCGGGCCGGCGGCAGCATCAGCCTGACCGGCGGCGACGACCAGCGGGGGCTACGGGTGTGTCTGCTGCTGCCGGCACTGCCAACCGACGAGGAGCCACGGACCGACCGCTGA
- a CDS encoding sporulation protein, translated as MVFKKMLSAFGVGGPSVDTVLTNPNTRPGLTLDGQVNLVGGDSPAAIEQVVLGLVTRVEVEGHDTEYAGTMEFHRMAVSGPLQLAPKQQLSIPFQLPVPWETPITDVYGQRLHGMTMGLRTELAVARAVDKSDLDQVAVHPLPVHERILEAFQRLGFRFKHADLERGHIRGVQQTLPFYQEIEFFASPQYASTIREVELTFVTSQRGVDVILECDKRGGFLSAGHDAFGRYQVSHADVDRVDWAQVVDGWLRETTSRYGSLRSQGFGPGHGHGHGRGHGMGGMVAGAALGVAGGMIAGEMIEDAFEGDFGGDFGGE; from the coding sequence ATGGTCTTCAAGAAGATGTTGAGCGCGTTCGGTGTCGGCGGTCCCAGCGTGGACACCGTGCTGACCAACCCCAACACCCGGCCTGGTCTGACCCTCGACGGTCAGGTCAACCTCGTCGGCGGTGACAGCCCGGCGGCCATCGAGCAGGTGGTGCTCGGCCTGGTCACCCGGGTCGAGGTCGAGGGACACGACACCGAGTACGCGGGCACCATGGAGTTTCACCGGATGGCCGTCAGCGGCCCGCTCCAGCTCGCGCCGAAGCAGCAGCTTTCGATCCCGTTCCAGCTGCCGGTTCCGTGGGAGACCCCGATCACCGACGTGTACGGCCAGCGCCTGCACGGCATGACGATGGGCCTGCGTACCGAGTTGGCGGTGGCCCGCGCCGTGGACAAGAGCGACCTGGATCAGGTGGCGGTGCACCCGCTGCCGGTGCACGAGCGGATCCTGGAGGCGTTCCAGCGGCTGGGCTTCCGGTTCAAGCACGCCGACCTGGAGCGCGGCCACATCCGGGGCGTCCAGCAGACGCTGCCGTTCTACCAGGAGATCGAGTTCTTCGCCTCGCCGCAGTACGCCAGCACGATCCGGGAGGTCGAGCTGACCTTCGTGACCAGTCAGCGCGGCGTGGACGTGATCCTGGAGTGCGACAAGCGCGGTGGCTTCCTCAGCGCCGGCCACGATGCTTTCGGCCGGTACCAGGTGTCGCACGCCGACGTCGACCGCGTCGACTGGGCGCAGGTGGTGGACGGCTGGCTGCGCGAGACCACCTCCCGTTACGGCAGCCTGCGCTCGCAGGGCTTCGGGCCGGGTCACGGCCACGGGCACGGCCGGGGGCACGGGATGGGCGGCATGGTGGCCGGCGCGGCGCTCGGGGTGGCCGGCGGCATGATCGCCGGCGAGATGATCGAGGACGCCTTCGAGGGTGATTTCGGCGGCGATTTCGGCGGCGAGTAG
- a CDS encoding SGNH/GDSL hydrolase family protein gives MILRTGQRVVFIGDSITDCGRRDTATPYGAGYVSLVRALVGARHPELDVEWINRGVSGDTVRDLAARWDDDAIAVRPDWLSVMIGINDIWRRYGDRPDDAVPIDEYERTLRDLLRRAVDATGCRLILGDPFLIETDRSDPQRADTDRYCAVVAALAAEFDAVHVPTQAAFDRVLAVSPAKRWADDRVHPHLPGHAVLADAFLAALGATATP, from the coding sequence ATGATCCTGCGGACCGGGCAACGGGTGGTCTTCATCGGCGACAGCATCACCGACTGCGGCCGGCGAGACACCGCCACGCCCTACGGCGCCGGCTACGTCAGCCTCGTTCGTGCCCTGGTCGGCGCCCGCCACCCAGAGCTGGACGTGGAGTGGATCAACCGGGGTGTGAGCGGTGACACCGTCCGGGACCTGGCCGCCCGCTGGGACGACGACGCCATCGCCGTGCGCCCCGACTGGCTCTCGGTCATGATCGGCATCAACGACATCTGGCGGCGCTACGGCGATCGGCCGGACGACGCCGTCCCCATCGACGAGTACGAGCGCACCCTGCGCGACCTGCTCCGCCGTGCGGTGGATGCCACCGGCTGCCGGCTGATCCTCGGCGACCCGTTCCTGATCGAGACGGACCGCAGCGACCCGCAACGCGCCGACACCGACCGGTACTGCGCCGTGGTCGCCGCGCTGGCCGCCGAGTTCGACGCGGTGCACGTGCCAACCCAGGCGGCGTTCGACCGGGTGCTCGCGGTCAGCCCGGCGAAGCGCTGGGCGGACGACCGGGTGCATCCGCACCTGCCCGGCCACGCGGTGCTCGCCGACGCGTTCCTCGCCGCCCTCGGCGCGACCGCCACCCCCTAA
- a CDS encoding glycerophosphodiester phosphodiesterase family protein: MRRVRRTAIAALVAATVTTGLAVPAQAKPRPDRTFDVQAHRGGLGLRVENTLASFGNALQLGVSTLELDVQITEDGQAVVTHDRKVTGTKCVDTTPAAPGDPEFPYVGKYVNTLTLAQVRTLDCGSKTLADKPGQLAVPGARMPLLREVFALVNRYQAKDVTLNVETKVEAGAPTETAPREQFVRVTAAEIRAAGLLKQVTIQSFDWGALMRMRQVEPKLPLVALTNYDFLQTGQPGASPWLGGLDIDDFGGDPIRAIRSFGASAFSPVHGLPQNGTVIDPGYQPYVTREMVARAHRYGIKVIPWTVDDLPTMAKLIDDGVDGIITDYPDRLRGLLAQRGYRLPKAYAAPFDIQAHRGGRATRPENTLPAFANALANRAISTLELDTGVTADGKLVVLHDRTVNGSHCVDTAPVRPGDRQFPYVGKPVHQLTLAQLKTVDCGTRTLPELPAQVPAPGARIPTLDEVFALVKASGRSDIGMNIETKISPVVNDTEPYRSFTRKLVGEIQRAGFTYRATIQSFDWRTITYARQLDRRIGTVGLVWQYGPAECATLADECSLEAVYGDPSVQSPWTGGLDWWKYQDLGKLTRAAGAGTVSANWQVHDPYQGTVASPDWYLRENPAYFHGPDVRTLQTRYDLKVIPYTVDDARVMQRVIDLGVDGIITDDPDLLVSVAVRNGLR, encoded by the coding sequence GTGCGCAGAGTACGCCGTACCGCCATCGCGGCCCTGGTGGCCGCGACGGTGACGACCGGGCTCGCGGTGCCCGCACAGGCGAAGCCGCGACCGGACCGGACATTCGACGTGCAGGCCCACCGCGGCGGCCTCGGGCTGCGGGTGGAGAACACCCTCGCCTCCTTCGGCAACGCCCTCCAGCTCGGGGTGAGCACCCTCGAACTGGACGTGCAGATCACCGAGGACGGCCAGGCCGTGGTCACCCACGACCGGAAGGTCACCGGCACCAAGTGCGTCGACACCACCCCGGCGGCGCCCGGCGACCCGGAGTTCCCGTACGTCGGAAAGTACGTCAACACGCTCACCCTGGCTCAGGTGCGCACCCTCGACTGCGGGTCGAAGACACTGGCCGACAAGCCCGGTCAGCTCGCCGTGCCGGGCGCCCGGATGCCGCTGCTCCGTGAGGTGTTCGCGCTGGTCAACCGGTACCAGGCGAAGGACGTCACGCTGAACGTCGAGACCAAGGTGGAGGCCGGCGCGCCGACCGAGACCGCGCCCCGCGAGCAGTTCGTCCGGGTCACCGCGGCCGAGATCCGCGCCGCCGGGCTGCTCAAGCAGGTCACCATTCAGAGCTTCGACTGGGGCGCGCTGATGCGCATGCGCCAGGTCGAACCGAAGCTGCCGCTGGTCGCCCTGACCAACTACGACTTTTTGCAGACCGGCCAGCCGGGCGCCTCGCCGTGGCTCGGCGGACTGGACATCGACGACTTCGGCGGCGACCCGATCCGGGCGATCCGCAGCTTCGGTGCCAGCGCCTTCTCCCCGGTGCACGGCTTGCCGCAGAACGGCACGGTCATCGACCCCGGCTACCAGCCGTACGTGACCCGGGAGATGGTCGCCCGGGCGCACCGCTACGGGATCAAGGTGATCCCGTGGACGGTCGACGACCTGCCGACCATGGCGAAGCTGATCGACGACGGCGTGGACGGCATCATCACCGACTACCCGGACCGGCTGCGCGGCCTGCTGGCGCAGCGCGGCTACCGGCTGCCGAAGGCATACGCGGCGCCGTTCGACATCCAGGCGCACCGCGGCGGTCGGGCCACCCGGCCGGAGAACACCCTGCCGGCCTTCGCCAACGCGCTGGCCAACCGGGCCATCTCCACCCTGGAGCTGGACACCGGCGTGACCGCAGACGGCAAGCTCGTGGTGCTGCACGACCGCACGGTCAACGGCTCGCACTGCGTCGACACCGCCCCGGTGCGCCCCGGCGACCGGCAGTTCCCGTACGTGGGCAAGCCGGTGCACCAGCTGACCCTGGCGCAGCTCAAGACCGTGGACTGCGGCACGAGGACGCTGCCCGAGCTGCCCGCGCAGGTGCCCGCGCCGGGTGCCCGGATCCCCACGCTGGACGAGGTATTCGCCCTGGTGAAGGCGAGTGGCCGGAGCGACATCGGGATGAACATCGAGACGAAGATCAGCCCGGTGGTGAACGACACCGAGCCGTACCGCAGCTTCACCCGCAAGCTGGTCGGCGAGATTCAGCGGGCCGGCTTCACCTACCGGGCCACCATCCAGTCGTTCGACTGGCGCACCATCACCTACGCCCGGCAGCTCGACCGTCGGATCGGCACGGTCGGCCTGGTCTGGCAGTACGGCCCGGCCGAGTGCGCCACCCTCGCCGACGAGTGCTCGCTCGAGGCGGTGTACGGCGACCCGTCGGTGCAGAGTCCGTGGACCGGTGGGCTGGACTGGTGGAAGTACCAGGACCTGGGCAAGCTGACCCGCGCCGCGGGCGCCGGAACGGTGTCGGCGAACTGGCAGGTGCACGACCCGTACCAGGGCACGGTCGCCTCGCCCGACTGGTACCTGCGGGAGAACCCGGCATACTTCCACGGACCGGACGTGCGGACGCTTCAGACTCGGTACGACCTGAAGGTGATCCCGTACACCGTCGACGACGCGCGGGTGATGCAGCGGGTCATCGACCTCGGTGTCGACGGCATCATCACCGACGACCCCGACCTGCTGGTGAGCGTCGCGGTCCGCAACGGCCTGCGCTGA
- a CDS encoding IS110 family transposase gives MLFVGDDWAEDHHDVEVQDQHGRVMRTARLPEGVDGMARFHELVAGFLADDAEPAQVVVCIETDRGPWVRALVAAGYQVFGVNPKQAARHRELVSLSGAKSDKGDAHALADMVRTRRHQLRPVAADSDLAEAVKVVSRAHQTLIWERTRHMLRLRAALREYFPAALDAYQPLTLTGVDTLELLAKAPTPDQAATLTLTQISTVLKRARRRPIADKAATIQRALRTAHLRQPEVVTAAYAGTIGATVAILQTLNAQIRAMQGQVEAHFGQHPDAEVYRSQPGIGVILGARVLAEFGDAPGRYADAKARKNYAGTAPITRQSGKSKTVHARIVHNDRLVDALHTQAGAAILHDPAVRAYYDELRARDIGHNAALRQIGNRLVGILHGCLKTATLYDQTTAWSHRAQPVAA, from the coding sequence GTGCTGTTCGTCGGTGACGACTGGGCGGAAGATCATCACGATGTGGAGGTGCAGGACCAGCACGGGCGGGTGATGCGCACGGCGCGGCTGCCCGAGGGTGTGGACGGGATGGCCCGCTTTCATGAGCTGGTCGCCGGGTTCCTGGCTGATGACGCCGAGCCTGCTCAGGTGGTGGTGTGCATCGAGACTGATCGTGGGCCGTGGGTGCGGGCGCTGGTCGCGGCCGGCTACCAGGTGTTCGGGGTGAACCCGAAGCAGGCCGCGCGGCATCGGGAGTTGGTGTCGCTGTCGGGGGCCAAGAGCGACAAAGGCGATGCGCACGCCTTGGCTGACATGGTCCGGACCCGCCGTCATCAGCTGCGTCCAGTGGCCGCCGATTCCGACCTCGCCGAGGCGGTCAAGGTGGTGTCCCGGGCGCACCAGACGCTGATCTGGGAACGCACCCGTCACATGCTGCGGCTACGCGCGGCGCTGCGGGAGTACTTCCCCGCCGCGCTGGATGCCTACCAGCCGCTGACACTGACCGGGGTCGACACCCTCGAACTGCTGGCCAAGGCACCCACCCCGGACCAGGCGGCCACGCTCACCCTCACCCAGATCAGCACGGTTCTCAAGCGGGCCCGCCGCCGCCCGATCGCAGACAAGGCCGCCACGATCCAGCGGGCACTGCGCACCGCGCACCTGCGCCAACCCGAGGTCGTCACCGCCGCCTACGCGGGCACCATCGGCGCCACCGTCGCGATCCTACAGACCCTCAACGCTCAGATCCGGGCCATGCAAGGCCAGGTCGAGGCGCATTTTGGCCAGCACCCGGACGCTGAGGTCTACCGCAGCCAACCCGGCATCGGCGTGATCCTCGGCGCCCGGGTGCTCGCAGAGTTCGGCGACGCACCAGGGCGCTACGCCGACGCCAAAGCCCGCAAGAACTACGCCGGCACCGCACCCATCACCCGTCAGTCCGGCAAGTCCAAGACCGTCCACGCCCGCATCGTGCACAACGACCGGCTCGTCGACGCCCTGCACACACAAGCCGGCGCCGCGATCCTGCACGACCCCGCGGTCCGCGCCTACTACGACGAGCTGCGCGCCCGCGACATCGGCCACAACGCCGCGCTACGGCAGATCGGTAACCGCCTCGTCGGCATCCTCCACGGCTGCCTCAAAACCGCCACCCTCTACGACCAGACAACCGCCTGGTCGCACCGGGCCCAACCCGTCGCTGCTTGA
- a CDS encoding LolA family protein, with protein sequence MSVLRSRPVLRWLVPATAAVAVIGGGAAVGTFAAEAEPSLPPRTAAQLLVDLQTSRLEGLSGTVVQRADLGLPPLVGLIPGNDLTTLLAGTHTLRVWYSGPEQQRVALLDTLGERDVIRNGRDVWSWESRTNTASHLTLRDATAEKPVPEAAPSLPATPQEAADLALRAIDPSTEVSVGRSATVAGRDAYELVLQPRDRDSLVHQLRIAIDAKQHVPLRFEVLATGSDQPAFEVAFTEVDYRRPDADQFTFNPPPGVTVTEESAERPPAARPGHSEPADEPQVRAVGTGWTTVLVARLDEAIGGKPASGKPAGAKPAGAPDVDVSKLLGGLEAVNGDWGSGRLLTSKLFSVLLTDDGRVLAGAVTPERLYQVARG encoded by the coding sequence ATGTCCGTTTTGAGAAGCCGTCCCGTCCTGCGCTGGCTGGTCCCGGCGACCGCCGCCGTCGCCGTCATCGGTGGCGGCGCGGCGGTCGGCACATTCGCCGCCGAGGCCGAACCGAGCCTGCCGCCGCGCACCGCCGCCCAGCTCCTGGTCGATTTGCAGACCTCCCGGCTGGAGGGGCTGTCCGGCACGGTCGTGCAGCGCGCCGACCTCGGCCTGCCGCCGCTGGTCGGGCTGATCCCCGGCAACGACCTGACCACCCTGTTGGCCGGCACGCACACCCTGCGGGTCTGGTACTCCGGCCCGGAGCAGCAGCGGGTGGCGCTGCTGGACACCCTCGGCGAGCGGGACGTCATCCGCAACGGCCGGGACGTGTGGAGCTGGGAGAGCCGCACCAACACCGCCAGCCACCTCACGCTGCGCGACGCCACGGCCGAGAAGCCGGTGCCCGAGGCGGCGCCGAGCCTGCCGGCCACCCCGCAGGAGGCAGCCGACCTGGCGTTGCGCGCGATCGACCCGAGCACCGAGGTCAGCGTGGGCCGGTCGGCGACCGTCGCCGGTCGGGACGCGTACGAGCTGGTGCTCCAGCCACGCGACCGCGACTCGCTGGTGCACCAGCTGCGGATCGCCATCGACGCCAAGCAGCATGTGCCGCTGCGCTTCGAGGTCCTCGCCACGGGCAGCGACCAGCCGGCGTTCGAGGTGGCCTTCACCGAGGTCGACTACCGGCGGCCCGACGCCGACCAGTTCACCTTCAACCCGCCGCCCGGCGTGACCGTCACCGAGGAGTCGGCCGAGCGGCCGCCCGCGGCCCGGCCCGGCCACTCCGAGCCGGCTGATGAGCCGCAGGTACGCGCCGTGGGCACCGGCTGGACCACGGTGCTGGTCGCCCGCCTCGACGAGGCTATCGGCGGCAAGCCGGCCAGCGGGAAGCCCGCCGGCGCCAAGCCGGCCGGTGCGCCGGACGTCGACGTGTCGAAGCTGCTCGGCGGACTCGAGGCGGTCAACGGTGACTGGGGCAGCGGCCGACTGCTCACCAGCAAGCTGTTCAGCGTGCTGCTCACCGACGACGGCCGGGTGCTCGCCGGCGCCGTCACCCCGGAACGGCTCTACCAGGTCGCTCGCGGCTGA
- a CDS encoding HelD family protein yields the protein MSRHSGGSGELPLDDEIGREQEYVSMLYDRLDGLREQAASRLTDELRNTGGTRQDRSQRDSSVAMYADQVEQFSAVEDGLCFGRLDGDDDSRRYIGRIGIFDTTGDYDPLLMDWRAPAARPFYLATAANPQGVRRRRHLRTRQRKVTGLNDEVLDIDTAAPDAHEELTGEASLLAALNAGRTGRMRDIVETIQAEQDRIIRADLPGVMVVQGGPGTGKTAVALHRAAYLLYTHRRELSSRGVLLVGPNATFLRYISQVLPTLAETGVLLRTQGDLFPGVSAQRTELAETAALKGRAVLAEMLALAVRDRQWVPDEPLEIEVEREALTLDPETVRTARDRVRRTDRPHNLARALFDVEIVHALADQVAERIGADPLGGENLLDEADRAEIRRELREEPEIQATLDRLWPVLTPQRLLADLYADPDRIAAAAPMLTDEERALLHREPGGWTPADVPLLDEAAELLGEDERAAAARLDRIRRMEREYAEGVLEIARGSRSIDVEDEAEGGEILGVTDLIDADRLLERQEEADRLTTAQRAAADRTWAFGHVIVDEAQELSPMAWRLLMRRCPSRSMTIVGDVAQTGALTGTPSWADALAPYVARRWRLTELTVSYRTPAEIMAVAADVLADIDPALRPPRSVRESGVPPWDRTVPDEQLAAELVAAATREAAGLAEGRLGVIVPAGRVDALGATVTAALPEAAVGEHPELESRVVVLTVAQAKGLEFDSVLVVDPDRMVAESPRGRSDLYVALTRATQRLGILRPAG from the coding sequence TTGTCAAGGCACTCCGGCGGTTCCGGCGAATTGCCGCTCGATGACGAGATCGGTCGCGAGCAGGAGTACGTCTCGATGCTCTACGACCGGCTGGACGGGCTGCGTGAGCAGGCCGCCTCCCGGCTCACCGACGAACTGCGCAACACCGGCGGCACCCGCCAGGACCGCTCCCAGCGGGACAGCTCGGTAGCGATGTACGCCGACCAGGTCGAGCAGTTCTCCGCCGTGGAGGACGGGCTCTGTTTCGGGCGTCTCGACGGCGACGACGACTCCCGCCGCTACATCGGCCGGATCGGCATCTTCGACACCACCGGTGACTACGACCCGCTGCTGATGGACTGGCGGGCCCCCGCCGCCCGCCCGTTCTACCTCGCCACCGCCGCCAACCCGCAGGGCGTCCGCCGCCGCCGGCACCTGCGTACCCGCCAGCGGAAGGTGACCGGGCTCAACGACGAGGTGCTCGACATCGACACCGCCGCTCCGGACGCCCACGAGGAGCTGACCGGCGAGGCGTCGCTGCTCGCCGCGCTCAACGCCGGTCGCACCGGCCGGATGCGCGACATCGTGGAGACGATCCAGGCCGAACAGGACCGCATCATCCGCGCCGATCTGCCCGGGGTGATGGTGGTCCAGGGCGGGCCCGGCACCGGTAAGACGGCGGTCGCGCTGCACCGGGCGGCGTATCTGCTCTACACACACCGGCGGGAACTGTCCAGCCGGGGCGTGCTGCTGGTCGGCCCGAACGCGACCTTCCTGCGCTACATCTCCCAGGTGTTGCCCACGCTGGCCGAGACCGGCGTGCTGTTGCGTACCCAGGGCGACCTCTTCCCCGGGGTGAGCGCCCAGCGGACCGAGCTCGCCGAGACCGCCGCGCTCAAGGGCCGAGCGGTGCTGGCCGAGATGCTGGCGCTGGCCGTACGGGACCGGCAGTGGGTGCCGGACGAGCCGCTGGAGATCGAGGTGGAGCGGGAGGCTCTGACCCTCGACCCGGAGACCGTGCGTACCGCCCGGGACCGGGTGCGCCGCACCGACCGGCCGCACAATCTGGCCCGGGCGCTGTTCGACGTGGAGATCGTGCACGCGCTCGCCGACCAGGTGGCCGAGCGGATCGGCGCCGACCCGCTGGGCGGGGAGAACCTGCTCGACGAGGCCGACCGGGCCGAGATCCGGCGGGAGTTGCGTGAGGAACCGGAGATCCAGGCCACCCTCGACCGGCTCTGGCCGGTGCTCACCCCGCAGCGCCTGCTCGCCGACCTGTACGCCGACCCGGACCGGATCGCCGCCGCCGCGCCGATGCTCACCGACGAAGAGCGGGCCCTGCTGCACCGCGAGCCGGGTGGCTGGACGCCGGCCGACGTGCCGCTGCTGGACGAGGCCGCCGAGCTGCTCGGCGAGGACGAGCGGGCCGCCGCCGCGCGGCTCGATCGCATTCGCCGGATGGAACGGGAGTACGCCGAGGGCGTGCTGGAGATCGCCCGGGGTTCCCGCTCGATCGACGTCGAGGACGAGGCCGAAGGCGGTGAGATCCTCGGCGTGACCGACCTGATCGACGCGGACCGGCTGCTGGAGCGGCAGGAGGAGGCCGACCGCCTGACCACCGCGCAGCGCGCCGCCGCCGACCGGACCTGGGCGTTCGGTCACGTCATCGTGGACGAGGCGCAGGAGTTGTCGCCGATGGCCTGGCGCCTGCTGATGCGCCGCTGCCCGAGCCGGTCGATGACGATCGTCGGGGACGTGGCACAGACCGGCGCGCTCACCGGCACACCCTCCTGGGCGGATGCCCTCGCGCCGTACGTGGCGCGGCGGTGGCGGTTGACCGAGCTGACGGTCAGCTACCGCACCCCGGCCGAGATCATGGCGGTCGCCGCCGACGTGCTGGCCGACATCGACCCGGCGCTGCGGCCGCCGCGCTCGGTGCGGGAGAGCGGCGTACCGCCGTGGGACCGGACGGTGCCCGACGAGCAGTTGGCGGCGGAGCTGGTGGCGGCGGCCACCCGGGAGGCGGCCGGGCTGGCCGAGGGTCGACTCGGCGTGATCGTGCCGGCCGGCCGGGTGGACGCGCTGGGCGCGACGGTCACCGCGGCGCTGCCGGAGGCCGCGGTGGGCGAGCATCCGGAGCTGGAGAGCCGGGTGGTGGTGCTGACCGTCGCCCAGGCCAAGGGGCTGGAGTTCGACTCGGTGCTGGTGGTCGACCCGGACCGGATGGTGGCCGAGTCGCCGCGCGGGCGCAGCGACCTGTACGTGGCTCTCACCCGCGCGACCCAACGCCTCGGCATCCTGCGCCCCGCCGGCTGA